A single Oncorhynchus mykiss isolate Arlee chromosome 24, USDA_OmykA_1.1, whole genome shotgun sequence DNA region contains:
- the LOC110503590 gene encoding SH3KBP1-binding protein 1 isoform X3, whose product MHEAEFYGITPLVRKLQLCDELDRSSCGNVLFNGYLPPPVYPAKRRNRHSVAGPQYMVGCALPMERAPVRRSNTMPPNLGNAGILGKATIEERISGAQLADPGMVRIICGHHNWIAVAYAQFVVCYRVKESTGWQQVFTSPRLDWVIDRVALNAKVMGGSLGDNDKMVAVASGTEIILWTICPDGNGNEIGVFSLNVPVEALFFVGNQLIATSHTGKVGVWNAVTKHWQNQDVVPINSYDTAGSFLILGCNNGSIYYIDVQKFPLRMKDNDLLVTELYRDPTEDAITALSVYLTPKTIPNVSSGDSGNWIEIAYGTSSGTVRVIVQHPETVGSGPQLFQTFSVHRSPVTKIMLSEKHLISVCADNNHVRTWTVTRFRGMISTQPGSTPLTSFKILSLEDIDGHGGCAAGTEIGPYGERDDQQVFIQRVVPDTDKLYVRLSSNGKRVCEVRSVDGTSITSFMVHECEGSSRIGSRPRRYLFGGHANGSIQMWDLTTAMEIAGKVDIRALGGPTEEELLELLDQCDLALTRTPDMSPAASFTHSSTPRASTSSLQSQLSESSRERGTRGGVSSSGPFSGSLPRQAPPVPLTKPRDMALSMAGLGIQPHHLGLSQASLSSSGSPRPGRTVPQDRDRDGGMGSLRRGSFVERCQELAKVSDSAGGAEGGTRRSLAVCSELEARLGLRTPASFSSPPAASPTSSPRRPQPTSPSPAPATIVSPTRSQTPVSPRRADTSPTTEVPPPEAAAATPESSSPVPPTSSKPPMNETSF is encoded by the exons ATGCATGAAGCGGAGTTCTATGGCATCACTCCGTTGG TGCGTAAGCTGCAGCTTTGTGACGAACTGGACCGATCTTCCTGTGGAAACGTGCTCTTCAATGGCTATCTGCCGCCTCCAG TGTACCCGGCAAAGCGGAGAAACCGCCACAGTGTGGCGGGACCTCAGTATATGGTGGGCTGTGCCTTGCCCATGGAGAGGGCTCCAGTGAGACGCAGCAACACCATGCCACCCAACCTGGGCAACGCGGGCATACTGGGTAAAGCAACGATTGAGGAGAGGATAAGTGGTG CTCAGCTTGCTGACCCAGGCATGGTCCGCATCATCTGTGGCCACCACAACTGGATCGCTGTGGCTTATGCCCAGTTTGTTGTTTGTTACCG AGTGAAGGAGTCTACGGGCTGGCAGCAAGTGTTCACCAGTCCCCGCCTGGACTGGGTGATTGACAGGGTGGCGCTCAACGCCAAGGTGATGGGCGGCTCCCTGGGAGACAACGACAAGATGGTGGCCGTGGCCTCGGGCACAGAGATCATCCTCTGGACTATCTGTCCCGACGGCAACGGCAACGAGATAG GTGTGTTCAGTCTGAATGTCCCCGTGGAGGCTCTCTTCTTCGTGGGGAACCAGCTTATTGCCACCAGCCACACAGGGAAAGTGGGAGTATGGAATGCAGTGACCAAACATTGGCAG AATCAAGATGTGGTTCCCATTAATAGCTATGACACTGCCGGATCGTTCCTCATTCTAGGCTGCAACAATGGGTCCATATATTATATAG ATGTTCAGAAGTTTCCATTGAGGATGAAGGACAATGACCTCCTAGTCACAGAGTTGTACCGCGACCCCACGGAGGACGCCATCACTGCTCTCAGTGTCTACCTCACGCCCAAAACAA TCCCCAATGTGTCGTCAGGCGACAGCGGCAACTGGATCGAGATCGCTTACGGGACCAGCTCGGGCACGGTGCGGGTCATAGTGCAGCACCCGGAGACCGTTGGCTCTGGGCCCCAGCTCTTCCAGACCTTCTCAGTCCACCGTAGCCCCGTCACCAAGATCATGCTCTCTGAGAAGCACCTCATATCAG TGTGTGCAGACAACAACCACGTGCGGACATGGACGGTGACTCGCTTCAGGGGCATGATCTCCACCCAGCCAGGCTCCACCCCCCTCACCTCCTTCAAGATCCTCTCTCTGGAGGACATCGACGGCCACGGGGGCTGTGCTGCCGGCACTGAGATAG GTCCGTATGGCGAGCGAGACGACCAGCAGGTGTTTATCCAGAGGGTCGTCCCCGACACAGACAAACTCTACGTGCGCCTCTCGTCCAACGGGAAGAGGGTGTGCGAGGTGCGCTCTGTGGACGGcacctccatcacctccttcATGGTGCACGAGTGCGAGGGGTCCAGCCGCATCGGCTCACGTCCCCGCCGCTACCTCTTCGGTGGCCACGCCAACGGTAGCATCCAGATGTGGGACCTGACCACCGCCATGGAGATCGCAGGGAAAGTGGACATCAGGG CGCTGGGAGGCCCAACAGAGGAGGAGCTCCTGGAGCTGCTGGACCAGTGTGACCTGGCTCTGACCCGTACGCCCGACATGAGTCCCGCTGCCTCCTTCACCCACTCCTCCACACCCCGAGCCTCCACCTCCAG TTTGCAGTCCCAGCTGAGTGAGAGCTCCAGAGAGCGTGGGACCAGAGGAGGTGTGAGCAGCTCGGGTCCCTTCTCTGGTAGCCTGCCCCGCCAGGCCCCTCCGGTGCCCCTCACCAAGCCCCGGGACATGGCTCTCTCCATGGCGGGGTTGGGCATCCAGCCCCACCACCTGGGTCTGAGCCAGGCCTCCCTCAGCAGCAGTGGCAGCCCCCGGCCCGGCCGCACCGTCCCCCAGGACAGAGACCGGGACGGTGGCATGGGGTCTCTGCGCAGGGGTAGTTTTGTTGAGCGTTGTCAGGAGCTTGCCAAGGTCTCGGACTCTGCAGGAGGGGCGGAGGGGGGCACGCGGCGCAGCCTGGCTGTATGCTCGGAGTTGGAGGCTAGACTGGGTCTACGGACCCCCGCCTCTTTCTCCAGCCCCCCTGCAGCCTCCCCAACTTCATCGCCGCGCCGGCCGCAGCCCACCTCACCCAGCCCTGCCCCTGCTACAATCGTCAGTCCAACCCGCTCCCAGACCCCCGTGTCGCCTCGTCGAGCTGACACCTCCCCTACTACAGAAGTCCCGCCCCCTGAGGCTGCAGCAGCCACTCCAGAGAGCTCCTCCCCTGTGCCCCCCACCAGTTCTAAACCCCCTATGAATGAGACCAGCTTCTGA
- the LOC110503590 gene encoding SH3KBP1-binding protein 1 isoform X2, translating to MNIHTAYNMANIARTGDIIHLNVGGKRFSTSRQTLTWVPDSFFSSLLSGRISTLKDETGAIFIDRDPSLFTPILNFLRTKELFPRSINVHLLMHEAEFYGITPLVRKLQLCDELDRSSCGNVLFNGYLPPPVYPAKRRNRHSVAGPQYMVGCALPMERAPVRRSNTMPPNLGNAGILGKATIEERISGAQLADPGMVRIICGHHNWIAVAYAQFVVCYRVKESTGWQQVFTSPRLDWVIDRVALNAKVMGGSLGDNDKMVAVASGTEIILWTICPDGNGNEIGVFSLNVPVEALFFVGNQLIATSHTGKVGVWNAVTKHWQNQDVVPINSYDTAGSFLILGCNNGSIYYIDVQKFPLRMKDNDLLVTELYRDPTEDAITALSVYLTPKTSDSGNWIEIAYGTSSGTVRVIVQHPETVGSGPQLFQTFSVHRSPVTKIMLSEKHLISVCADNNHVRTWTVTRFRGMISTQPGSTPLTSFKILSLEDIDGHGGCAAGTEIGPYGERDDQQVFIQRVVPDTDKLYVRLSSNGKRVCEVRSVDGTSITSFMVHECEGSSRIGSRPRRYLFGGHANGSIQMWDLTTAMEIAGKVDIRALGGPTEEELLELLDQCDLALTRTPDMSPAASFTHSSTPRASTSSLQSQLSESSRERGTRGGVSSSGPFSGSLPRQAPPVPLTKPRDMALSMAGLGIQPHHLGLSQASLSSSGSPRPGRTVPQDRDRDGGMGSLRRGSFVERCQELAKVSDSAGGAEGGTRRSLAVCSELEARLGLRTPASFSSPPAASPTSSPRRPQPTSPSPAPATIVSPTRSQTPVSPRRADTSPTTEVPPPEAAAATPESSSPVPPTSSKPPMNETSF from the exons ATGAACATTCACACAGCTTACAATATGGCTAATATAGCAAGGACCGGAGACATTATCCATTTAAacgttggaggaaaaag GTTCAGCACCTCCAGACAGACATTGACATGGGTCCCAGACTCCTTTTTCTCAAG TCTTCTAAGTGGGAGGATCTCAACCTTGAAGGATGAAACTGGAGCT ATCTTCATAGATCGGGACCCATCTCTCTTTACTCCCATACTGAACTTCCTGCGTACCAAAGAGTTGTTTCCCAG GTCTATAAATGTGCACCTGCTCATGCATGAAGCGGAGTTCTATGGCATCACTCCGTTGG TGCGTAAGCTGCAGCTTTGTGACGAACTGGACCGATCTTCCTGTGGAAACGTGCTCTTCAATGGCTATCTGCCGCCTCCAG TGTACCCGGCAAAGCGGAGAAACCGCCACAGTGTGGCGGGACCTCAGTATATGGTGGGCTGTGCCTTGCCCATGGAGAGGGCTCCAGTGAGACGCAGCAACACCATGCCACCCAACCTGGGCAACGCGGGCATACTGGGTAAAGCAACGATTGAGGAGAGGATAAGTGGTG CTCAGCTTGCTGACCCAGGCATGGTCCGCATCATCTGTGGCCACCACAACTGGATCGCTGTGGCTTATGCCCAGTTTGTTGTTTGTTACCG AGTGAAGGAGTCTACGGGCTGGCAGCAAGTGTTCACCAGTCCCCGCCTGGACTGGGTGATTGACAGGGTGGCGCTCAACGCCAAGGTGATGGGCGGCTCCCTGGGAGACAACGACAAGATGGTGGCCGTGGCCTCGGGCACAGAGATCATCCTCTGGACTATCTGTCCCGACGGCAACGGCAACGAGATAG GTGTGTTCAGTCTGAATGTCCCCGTGGAGGCTCTCTTCTTCGTGGGGAACCAGCTTATTGCCACCAGCCACACAGGGAAAGTGGGAGTATGGAATGCAGTGACCAAACATTGGCAG AATCAAGATGTGGTTCCCATTAATAGCTATGACACTGCCGGATCGTTCCTCATTCTAGGCTGCAACAATGGGTCCATATATTATATAG ATGTTCAGAAGTTTCCATTGAGGATGAAGGACAATGACCTCCTAGTCACAGAGTTGTACCGCGACCCCACGGAGGACGCCATCACTGCTCTCAGTGTCTACCTCACGCCCAAAACAA GCGACAGCGGCAACTGGATCGAGATCGCTTACGGGACCAGCTCGGGCACGGTGCGGGTCATAGTGCAGCACCCGGAGACCGTTGGCTCTGGGCCCCAGCTCTTCCAGACCTTCTCAGTCCACCGTAGCCCCGTCACCAAGATCATGCTCTCTGAGAAGCACCTCATATCAG TGTGTGCAGACAACAACCACGTGCGGACATGGACGGTGACTCGCTTCAGGGGCATGATCTCCACCCAGCCAGGCTCCACCCCCCTCACCTCCTTCAAGATCCTCTCTCTGGAGGACATCGACGGCCACGGGGGCTGTGCTGCCGGCACTGAGATAG GTCCGTATGGCGAGCGAGACGACCAGCAGGTGTTTATCCAGAGGGTCGTCCCCGACACAGACAAACTCTACGTGCGCCTCTCGTCCAACGGGAAGAGGGTGTGCGAGGTGCGCTCTGTGGACGGcacctccatcacctccttcATGGTGCACGAGTGCGAGGGGTCCAGCCGCATCGGCTCACGTCCCCGCCGCTACCTCTTCGGTGGCCACGCCAACGGTAGCATCCAGATGTGGGACCTGACCACCGCCATGGAGATCGCAGGGAAAGTGGACATCAGGG CGCTGGGAGGCCCAACAGAGGAGGAGCTCCTGGAGCTGCTGGACCAGTGTGACCTGGCTCTGACCCGTACGCCCGACATGAGTCCCGCTGCCTCCTTCACCCACTCCTCCACACCCCGAGCCTCCACCTCCAG TTTGCAGTCCCAGCTGAGTGAGAGCTCCAGAGAGCGTGGGACCAGAGGAGGTGTGAGCAGCTCGGGTCCCTTCTCTGGTAGCCTGCCCCGCCAGGCCCCTCCGGTGCCCCTCACCAAGCCCCGGGACATGGCTCTCTCCATGGCGGGGTTGGGCATCCAGCCCCACCACCTGGGTCTGAGCCAGGCCTCCCTCAGCAGCAGTGGCAGCCCCCGGCCCGGCCGCACCGTCCCCCAGGACAGAGACCGGGACGGTGGCATGGGGTCTCTGCGCAGGGGTAGTTTTGTTGAGCGTTGTCAGGAGCTTGCCAAGGTCTCGGACTCTGCAGGAGGGGCGGAGGGGGGCACGCGGCGCAGCCTGGCTGTATGCTCGGAGTTGGAGGCTAGACTGGGTCTACGGACCCCCGCCTCTTTCTCCAGCCCCCCTGCAGCCTCCCCAACTTCATCGCCGCGCCGGCCGCAGCCCACCTCACCCAGCCCTGCCCCTGCTACAATCGTCAGTCCAACCCGCTCCCAGACCCCCGTGTCGCCTCGTCGAGCTGACACCTCCCCTACTACAGAAGTCCCGCCCCCTGAGGCTGCAGCAGCCACTCCAGAGAGCTCCTCCCCTGTGCCCCCCACCAGTTCTAAACCCCCTATGAATGAGACCAGCTTCTGA
- the LOC110503590 gene encoding SH3KBP1-binding protein 1 isoform X1 — protein MNIHTAYNMANIARTGDIIHLNVGGKRFSTSRQTLTWVPDSFFSSLLSGRISTLKDETGAIFIDRDPSLFTPILNFLRTKELFPRSINVHLLMHEAEFYGITPLVRKLQLCDELDRSSCGNVLFNGYLPPPVYPAKRRNRHSVAGPQYMVGCALPMERAPVRRSNTMPPNLGNAGILGKATIEERISGAQLADPGMVRIICGHHNWIAVAYAQFVVCYRVKESTGWQQVFTSPRLDWVIDRVALNAKVMGGSLGDNDKMVAVASGTEIILWTICPDGNGNEIGVFSLNVPVEALFFVGNQLIATSHTGKVGVWNAVTKHWQNQDVVPINSYDTAGSFLILGCNNGSIYYIDVQKFPLRMKDNDLLVTELYRDPTEDAITALSVYLTPKTIPNVSSGDSGNWIEIAYGTSSGTVRVIVQHPETVGSGPQLFQTFSVHRSPVTKIMLSEKHLISVCADNNHVRTWTVTRFRGMISTQPGSTPLTSFKILSLEDIDGHGGCAAGTEIGPYGERDDQQVFIQRVVPDTDKLYVRLSSNGKRVCEVRSVDGTSITSFMVHECEGSSRIGSRPRRYLFGGHANGSIQMWDLTTAMEIAGKVDIRALGGPTEEELLELLDQCDLALTRTPDMSPAASFTHSSTPRASTSSLQSQLSESSRERGTRGGVSSSGPFSGSLPRQAPPVPLTKPRDMALSMAGLGIQPHHLGLSQASLSSSGSPRPGRTVPQDRDRDGGMGSLRRGSFVERCQELAKVSDSAGGAEGGTRRSLAVCSELEARLGLRTPASFSSPPAASPTSSPRRPQPTSPSPAPATIVSPTRSQTPVSPRRADTSPTTEVPPPEAAAATPESSSPVPPTSSKPPMNETSF, from the exons ATGAACATTCACACAGCTTACAATATGGCTAATATAGCAAGGACCGGAGACATTATCCATTTAAacgttggaggaaaaag GTTCAGCACCTCCAGACAGACATTGACATGGGTCCCAGACTCCTTTTTCTCAAG TCTTCTAAGTGGGAGGATCTCAACCTTGAAGGATGAAACTGGAGCT ATCTTCATAGATCGGGACCCATCTCTCTTTACTCCCATACTGAACTTCCTGCGTACCAAAGAGTTGTTTCCCAG GTCTATAAATGTGCACCTGCTCATGCATGAAGCGGAGTTCTATGGCATCACTCCGTTGG TGCGTAAGCTGCAGCTTTGTGACGAACTGGACCGATCTTCCTGTGGAAACGTGCTCTTCAATGGCTATCTGCCGCCTCCAG TGTACCCGGCAAAGCGGAGAAACCGCCACAGTGTGGCGGGACCTCAGTATATGGTGGGCTGTGCCTTGCCCATGGAGAGGGCTCCAGTGAGACGCAGCAACACCATGCCACCCAACCTGGGCAACGCGGGCATACTGGGTAAAGCAACGATTGAGGAGAGGATAAGTGGTG CTCAGCTTGCTGACCCAGGCATGGTCCGCATCATCTGTGGCCACCACAACTGGATCGCTGTGGCTTATGCCCAGTTTGTTGTTTGTTACCG AGTGAAGGAGTCTACGGGCTGGCAGCAAGTGTTCACCAGTCCCCGCCTGGACTGGGTGATTGACAGGGTGGCGCTCAACGCCAAGGTGATGGGCGGCTCCCTGGGAGACAACGACAAGATGGTGGCCGTGGCCTCGGGCACAGAGATCATCCTCTGGACTATCTGTCCCGACGGCAACGGCAACGAGATAG GTGTGTTCAGTCTGAATGTCCCCGTGGAGGCTCTCTTCTTCGTGGGGAACCAGCTTATTGCCACCAGCCACACAGGGAAAGTGGGAGTATGGAATGCAGTGACCAAACATTGGCAG AATCAAGATGTGGTTCCCATTAATAGCTATGACACTGCCGGATCGTTCCTCATTCTAGGCTGCAACAATGGGTCCATATATTATATAG ATGTTCAGAAGTTTCCATTGAGGATGAAGGACAATGACCTCCTAGTCACAGAGTTGTACCGCGACCCCACGGAGGACGCCATCACTGCTCTCAGTGTCTACCTCACGCCCAAAACAA TCCCCAATGTGTCGTCAGGCGACAGCGGCAACTGGATCGAGATCGCTTACGGGACCAGCTCGGGCACGGTGCGGGTCATAGTGCAGCACCCGGAGACCGTTGGCTCTGGGCCCCAGCTCTTCCAGACCTTCTCAGTCCACCGTAGCCCCGTCACCAAGATCATGCTCTCTGAGAAGCACCTCATATCAG TGTGTGCAGACAACAACCACGTGCGGACATGGACGGTGACTCGCTTCAGGGGCATGATCTCCACCCAGCCAGGCTCCACCCCCCTCACCTCCTTCAAGATCCTCTCTCTGGAGGACATCGACGGCCACGGGGGCTGTGCTGCCGGCACTGAGATAG GTCCGTATGGCGAGCGAGACGACCAGCAGGTGTTTATCCAGAGGGTCGTCCCCGACACAGACAAACTCTACGTGCGCCTCTCGTCCAACGGGAAGAGGGTGTGCGAGGTGCGCTCTGTGGACGGcacctccatcacctccttcATGGTGCACGAGTGCGAGGGGTCCAGCCGCATCGGCTCACGTCCCCGCCGCTACCTCTTCGGTGGCCACGCCAACGGTAGCATCCAGATGTGGGACCTGACCACCGCCATGGAGATCGCAGGGAAAGTGGACATCAGGG CGCTGGGAGGCCCAACAGAGGAGGAGCTCCTGGAGCTGCTGGACCAGTGTGACCTGGCTCTGACCCGTACGCCCGACATGAGTCCCGCTGCCTCCTTCACCCACTCCTCCACACCCCGAGCCTCCACCTCCAG TTTGCAGTCCCAGCTGAGTGAGAGCTCCAGAGAGCGTGGGACCAGAGGAGGTGTGAGCAGCTCGGGTCCCTTCTCTGGTAGCCTGCCCCGCCAGGCCCCTCCGGTGCCCCTCACCAAGCCCCGGGACATGGCTCTCTCCATGGCGGGGTTGGGCATCCAGCCCCACCACCTGGGTCTGAGCCAGGCCTCCCTCAGCAGCAGTGGCAGCCCCCGGCCCGGCCGCACCGTCCCCCAGGACAGAGACCGGGACGGTGGCATGGGGTCTCTGCGCAGGGGTAGTTTTGTTGAGCGTTGTCAGGAGCTTGCCAAGGTCTCGGACTCTGCAGGAGGGGCGGAGGGGGGCACGCGGCGCAGCCTGGCTGTATGCTCGGAGTTGGAGGCTAGACTGGGTCTACGGACCCCCGCCTCTTTCTCCAGCCCCCCTGCAGCCTCCCCAACTTCATCGCCGCGCCGGCCGCAGCCCACCTCACCCAGCCCTGCCCCTGCTACAATCGTCAGTCCAACCCGCTCCCAGACCCCCGTGTCGCCTCGTCGAGCTGACACCTCCCCTACTACAGAAGTCCCGCCCCCTGAGGCTGCAGCAGCCACTCCAGAGAGCTCCTCCCCTGTGCCCCCCACCAGTTCTAAACCCCCTATGAATGAGACCAGCTTCTGA